From Nematostella vectensis chromosome 14, jaNemVect1.1, whole genome shotgun sequence, a single genomic window includes:
- the LOC5516722 gene encoding myosin-2 essential light chain has protein sequence MQNDKNLEDLKECFLLYDKRGDERIECSQVGEVLRALDVNPTEHEVQKIVNNIDPAGEMKRVSFEEFYPMYQNLRERHRKERSEVDVDYFMECFKMFDRNCNGLIGAAELRHLLASLGDKLSDEEVDNLMVGFEDNQGQVFYEDFVRAVMNG, from the exons ATGCAAAACGACAAGAATCTGGAGGATCTGAAAGAGTGCTTTTTATTGTACGACAAGCGAGGCGATGAGAGAATTGAATGTAGCCAAGTTGGGGAAGTTTTGCGCGCGTTAGACGTAAACCCGACGGAACACGAAGTGcaaaaaattgtaaacaacATCGATCCTGCTGGAGAAATGAAAAGAGTCAGCTTCGAGGAGTTTTATCCTATGTACCAGAACCTAAGAGAAAGGCATCGAAAGGAAAGATCAG aagTCGACGTTGACTACTTCATGGAATGCTTCAAAATGTTTGATCGTAACTGCAATGGCCTGATCGGCGCTGCCGAGCTTCGTCACCTCCTGGCTAGCCTTGGGGACAAGCTGTCGGACGAGGAGGTGGACAATCTCATGGTGGGATTTGAGGACAACCAAGGACAAGTCTTTTACGAGGATTTTGTACGGGCCGTCATGAATGGCTAG
- the LOC125559812 gene encoding uncharacterized protein LOC125559812 — protein sequence MSIQNQVQSDTETSLTSNTSDHIHDEEPPAIIVGFKNPLLASVITTLCLIIIWAVALLPLYFYLSPLPSPAEGPATNSSNLTLPHYPCNAPLILNPVTHLCTLPCGWRMFTPLQAKAGNIVDNISLVVSLLGFLFIFATWMAIKQLRMFPHIIPLYIQCLSSIISFVIVVGNGMGQEKSFCTDEFYPVPEKRQTSFCTAQGLIIQYLSNVLALWFVVYSFTLLKMINSNTINPRQNTQTPHLLYSAICWLLPIISVAMVLSKDKYAPFIMRICAPSNSKYAYFTNSAITQLAQGVGCTCLFFVVYKLCQMCNLDGVAGIQAQSRRKNMDKIAIRLVCLMFAYAMCVALVYIPTCVQLRHKNLLQFYVKKYVACLMFAQSSDFCPKEYEQFTFADTWIASYLSSALFAISTVSFLAFNKQSRHLWAHWWNLIVLCCCPPEQEMIEVHKSG from the exons ATGAGCATCCAAAACCAAGTGCAGTCAGACACCGAGACATCGCTAACATCTAACACTAGCGATCATATTCACGACGAAGAGCCGCCAGCTATTATTGTAGGATTCAAGAACCCACTGCTTGCATCTGTTATAACTACTTTATGTCTGATTATCATCTGGGCCGTCGCTTTGCTGCCATTGTACTTTTACTTATCGCCTCTGCCTTCGCCCGCAGAAGGACCGGCCACGAATTCCAG CAATTTGACTTTACCTCACTATCCATGCAACGCGCCACTCATCTTGAATCCAGTAACACATTTGTGCACTCTGCCTTGTGGTTGGAGGATGTTCACGCCCCTGCAAGCCAAGGCTGGGAACATCGTGGACAACATCTCCCTTGTTGTCAGTCTACTGGgatttctttttatctttGCAACATGGATGGCCATCAAGCAACT GCGCATGTTCCCTCACATAATCCCGCTGTATATACAGTGCCTTTCCTCTATAATTT CTTTTGTGATCGTTGTTGGTAATGGTATGGGTCAAGAGAAGTCATTTTGCACGGATGAGTTCTATCCAGTTCCTGAAAAGCGCCAGACTTCTTTCTGCACAGCCCAGGGCCTCATCATACAGTACCTGTCCAATGTTCTTGCTCTTTGGTTCGTTGTCTACAGTTTCACTTTGTTAAAG ATGATCAACTCAAATACCATCAACCCACGTCAAAACACACAAACACCCCACCTTTTGTACTCTGCAATTTGCTGGCTTCTTCCTATCATTTCTGTTGCCATGGTTTTGAGCAAGGACAAGTATGCTCCGTTTATTATGCGCATTTGTGCACCAAGTAATAGCAAGTATGCCTACTTCACCAACAGTGCCATCACCCAGCTGGCGCAGGGCGTTGGCTGTACCTGTCTCTTCTTTGTTGTCTACAAGCTTTGTCAG ATGTGCAACCTAGATGGGGTTGCCGGCATCCAGGCCCAAAGCAGACGCAAGAACATGGATAAGATTGCTATCCGTCTGGTCTGCCTGATGTTTGCCTACGCTATGTGTGTCGCCCTGGTGTATATCCCGACATGTGTTCAACTGAGACATAAGAATCTGTTGCAGTTTTATGTCAAAAAATATGTCGCTTGCCTGATGTTTGCTCAAAGTTCTGATTTTTGCCCTAAAG aatatGAACAGTTCACCTTTGCAGACACCTGGATAGCCTCCTATCTTAGCTCTGCCTTGTTTGCCATTTCAACTGTAAGTTTCCTGGCATTTAACAAGCAGTCTCGTCATCTGTGGGCACACTGGTGGAATCTGATAGTTCTGTGTTGCTGTCCACCAGAACAGGAAATGATTGAGGTCCATAAGTCAGgctaa
- the LOC5516691 gene encoding uncharacterized protein LOC5516691: MSIQNQVQSDTETSLTSNTSDHIHDEEPPAIIVGFKNPLLASVITTLCLIIIWAVALLPLYFYLSPLPSPAEGPATNSSNLTLPHYPCNAPLILNPVTHLCTLPCGWRMFTPLQAKAGNIVDNISLVVSLLGFLFIFATWMAIKQLRMFPHIIPLYIQCLSSIISFVIVVGNGMGQEKSFCTDEFYPVPEKRQTSFCTAQGLIIQYLSNVLALWFVVYSFTLLKMINSNTINPRQNTQTPHLLYSAICWLLPIISVAMVLSKDKYAPFIMRICAPSNSKYAYFTNSAITQLAQGVGCTCLFFVVYKLCQMRNLDGVAGIQAQSRRKNMDKIAIRLVCLMFAYAMCVALVYIPTCVQLRHKNLLQFYVKKYVACLMFAQSSDFCPKEYEQFTFADTWIASYLSSALFAISTVSFLAFNKQSRHLWAHWWNLIVLCCCPPEQEMIEVHKSG, from the exons ATGAGCATCCAAAACCAAGTGCAGTCAGACACCGAGACATCGCTAACATCTAACACTAGCGATCATATTCACGACGAAGAGCCGCCAGCTATTATTGTAGGATTCAAGAACCCACTGCTTGCATCTGTTATAACTACTTTATGTCTGATTATCATCTGGGCCGTCGCTTTGCTGCCATTGTACTTTTACTTATCGCCTCTGCCTTCGCCCGCAGAAGGACCGGCCACGAATTCCAG CAATTTGACTTTACCTCACTATCCATGCAACGCGCCACTCATCTTGAATCCAGTAACACATTTGTGCACTCTGCCTTGTGGTTGGAGGATGTTCACGCCCCTGCAAGCCAAGGCTGGGAACATCGTGGACAACATCTCCCTTGTTGTCAGTCTACTGGgatttctttttatctttGCAACATGGATGGCCATCAAGCAACT GCGCATGTTCCCTCACATAATCCCGCTGTATATACAGTGCCTTTCCTCTATAATTT CTTTTGTGATCGTTGTTGGTAATGGTATGGGTCAAGAGAAGTCATTTTGCACGGATGAGTTCTATCCAGTTCCTGAAAAGCGCCAGACTTCTTTCTGCACAGCCCAGGGCCTCATCATACAGTACCTGTCCAATGTTCTTGCTCTTTGGTTCGTTGTCTACAGTTTCACTTTGTTAAAG ATGATCAACTCAAATACCATCAACCCACGTCAAAACACACAAACACCCCACCTTTTGTACTCTGCAATTTGCTGGCTTCTTCCTATCATTTCTGTTGCCATGGTTTTGAGCAAGGACAAGTATGCTCCGTTTATTATGCGCATTTGTGCACCAAGTAATAGCAAGTATGCCTACTTCACCAACAGTGCCATCACCCAGCTGGCGCAGGGCGTTGGCTGTACCTGTCTCTTCTTTGTTGTCTACAAGCTTTGTCAG ATGCGCAACCTAGATGGGGTTGCCGGCATCCAGGCCCAAAGCAGACGCAAGAACATGGATAAGATTGCTATCCGTCTGGTCTGCCTGATGTTTGCCTACGCTATGTGTGTCGCCCTGGTGTATATCCCGACATGTGTTCAACTGAGACATAAGAATCTGTTGCAGTTTTATGTCAAAAAATATGTCGCTTGCCTGATGTTTGCTCAAAGTTCTGATTTTTGCCCTAAAG aatatGAACAGTTCACCTTTGCAGACACCTGGATAGCCTCCTATCTTAGCTCTGCCTTGTTTGCCATTTCAACTGTAAGTTTCCTGGCATTTAACAAGCAGTCTCGTCATCTGTGGGCACACTGGTGGAATCTGATAGTTCTGTGTTGCTGTCCACCAGAACAGGAAATGATTGAGGTCCATAAGTCAGgctaa
- the LOC5516690 gene encoding uracil phosphoribosyltransferase homolog → MVFLWCPCTSKNVPIFYMHVSFSSHKMHETLHARQPKASKIHLKGKKEHRECDGNQNGPILMNGDMEEAIASEEKPRVSSLHSSCNDSRKVDFGPRLKIIKMNNQVRELQTILRDRTTERSDFMFYADRLIRLVVEEGLNQLPYDKCKVKTPTGADYEGLSFKRGNCGVSIMRSGEAMEKGLRDCCRSIRIGKILIKVNKETSTPVVYYAKFPLDVKQRTVLLMYPVLNTGATVIAALNVLIEHEVKEENIIILTVFATPEGVEAVLNQFPALTVLTSEVHTDCLVQFGEKYFGTDC, encoded by the exons ATGGTCTTCCTGTGGTGTCCGTGTACTTCGAAAAACGTGCCGATCTTTTATATGCACGTAAGCTTTAGTTCTCACAAAATGCACGAAACTTTGCACGCCAGACAGCCGAAAGCATCAAAAATCCATCTAAAGGGTAAAAAAGAGCATAGAGAATGCGATGGAAATCAAAACGGACCAATTCTTATGAACGGGGACATGGAAGAAGCAATTGCATCGGAAGAGAAACCTCGTGTTTCATCGCTACATTCTTCGTGCAACGACAGTCGAAAAGTTGACTTTGGACCTcgtttaaaaataataaagatgaACAACCAAGTGCGAGAATTACAAACTATACTAAGAGACAG aACAACAGAGAGAAGTGACTTTATGTTCTATGCGGACCGACTG ATACGACTAGTAGTAGAAGAAGGTCTCAATCAGCTGCCGTATGACAAGTGTAAAGTCAAAACGCCCACTG GCGCTGACTATGAGGGACTGTCATTCAAGAGGGGAAATTGTGGTGTTAGTATCATGCGAAGTG GTGAAGCTATGGAAAAGGGACTACGGGATTGTTGTCGCTCCATCAGAATTGGGAAAATATTGATAAAAGTCAACAAAGAGACGTCCACACCAGTG GTATATTATGCCAAGTTTCCACTGGATGTGAAACAAAGGACTGTGCTATTGATGTATCCAGTTCTGA ATACTGGTGCCACAGTTATTGCTGCCCTGAATGTACTTATTGAACATGAAGTGAAAGAGGAGAATATTATCATATTAACAGTTTTCGCAACTCCAGAAG GCGTTGAAGCAGTACTCAACCAGTTTCCCGCCCTCACAGTTCTCACATCAGAGGTCCACACAGATTGTCTTGTTCAGTTTGGAGAGAAATACTTTGGAACTGACTGTTAA